The Brachyspira hampsonii genomic interval CTCCTGGATTCACAGTTGCAATAACAGATACTATTACGGCACAAAAAGATAGTCCTTTATTTTTGAATACATCTTTATATCAGACATTTGCTTATGTACTTCCTCAATTTGGAAGATTTAAAGTATTAGAAATGTATACAAATTATTATGATACAGTAGATTTATATAGAGAACTTAATAGAATAAATGCTGATTATTTTTTAAGAGGCTCTGCTTTTCAAAATAATGATACTTTTACTATTATGCTTGATTTAGTGGATGTTAAGAGTGAAAAAGTTGTTACTAATTTTACTGTTATGACCAGAGGCAGAGAAAAGGTAATGGGTGCTGCTGTTATGGCAGGAAGGGTTATAAATAATAGTATTCCTTTCTATTCAAAAGTTATAAAGATTCATAATGATAATATATACATCAATGCCGGAAGAATGCAGGGTGTAACTAATAATATGAATTTGATTCTTTATGATACATCTACTCCTAGAACTGATTTATCTGCTAGAGGTTATAATAGTGCTGTAGGTATGATAAAGGTTATAACAGCAGATGAGAATGTTTCTTTGGCTAAACTTATAGACGGAAGGCTTTTGAATAAAGTTAATTTAAATCAAATAGTAATGCCTTATATAACAAATACAGTTCAAAGCACTAATACCAATGCTAATGCTGTTAATTAATTTTAAATAGTAAATAGTTTATGGAAAGAAATATCATAGGAGTATATGGACTTATATGCTCCGGAAAAAGTTCATTTTCTAAGATGCTTGCTAAGGAAATGAATGCATTATATATTGATGCCGATTTGATAGGGCATAGAGCTTTAATTGATAATAAAGATAATATAGTAAAAGAGTTCTCAGAATCTATATTAGATGAAAATAATAATATAGACAGAAAAAAACTTGGCAATATAGTGTTTGGCAATTCTAAAAAATTAAAAAGACTTCAGGAACTTAATTATCCGTATATAGAAAATAAAGTAAAAGAGATGGTAGAAAATACAGATAAAGATGTTGTTATAGAAGCGGCACTTATCATGCGAAGTAAAATTCCTTCTATATGCAGCAGCCTAATATATGTCAATGCCAAAACTTCTGATATTATTAAAAGAATGAGAAAAACTAGAAATATTTCAGAAACTGAAGCAAGAAAAAGATTAAAAATGCAAAGAGATGTTAAAAATAATAGATTCAATGCCGATATTCTAATAAACAACATGAAAGATTATAATAATTTAATTATAATCTCTAAAAAATTAGGAAGGTATTATGGAGTTAAATCAAAATCCAAACATAGAAGAAAAAGGATCTTCTATTAATCACAATATTGGCAGAAAAAAAACTCTTTATATAGTTAATTTTACCCCTATAAGATTATTGATATTTTCTATCAGTTCTGTTGCTTTAATTTTATTTATATTTGTATTAGGTTTTCATTTAGGCGGTTCAAAACCTGTTCATGCAAATAATACCGATGATTCTATTGCAGCTTTAATGAGAAATGCTCAGGACAGTGAAAATATGGCATCAACAGAAACAAGTACAGCTGATATGCCTAATGATGACATTACTGCATTAAGTGAATACGATGCTTCAGTTAATAATAATAGCATTATCAGAGAAGGAAATACTTCTGCAGACAGATACAATGAATATACTCAGAATTTGGCTTCTGAATTGGATGCTATCAATGAAAATATTAAAGAAAAAGATACAGCTGGATTGGCACCTAACACAACATATACTCCGCCTCAGCAAATGGCTAGTATAGCTCCTGTTAAGACAACAACTCCTGCAAAGAGTACCGTGCCTTATACTAGAAGTTCTTCATCAGATTCTATATACTTTATACAGGTTGCTGTAGGTTATGACAAAGATAATACTTATTCTGCTAGAGATAGTTTAAAAGCTAAATTCCCAAAAGCATTTATAAAAGAAGAAACTATGTCTGACGGAAAAATGATGTATAAATTAAAAGTAGGCAGATATGAAACTAGAGAAGAAGCTCAGAAGGCTTTAGCTGAAATAAAAAAGATACCAGCATATAAAGATAGTTATATTTATTCCGATAAGAAAGTAAGTTAAATAAAAATATCCTAAAAGTTATAGTGATGCCCTTTTGAATGAATAATTTGAAAGGGTATTATTATTTTAAACTATCTGCTCAAATTTAGTATTTTTAGATTCTTTATTATTTATTTGTATTACTTCATTCTTATATTCTTTACAGTTATTATAGTATGATGCTGTTATTGACAGAATTTCATTTTCCTCTTTTGAAAAATATCCCATTATCATAGCTGACTTATATATTATATCCTTATCAATATTTTCTGCATTATCATCATATATTTCTAAATATCCTAAAGGTCCTCTATTATAATTAGGTTTTAATATTATACAGTTTACTCTTTTTCTTTTTTCAAACGCATCATTTTCTTTTTCATTTCTTCCAAGCAAAAGCTTAACATTTTTATTCATTCTTATATGTCTTCCTATAGCCAAATACTGCATAAGCTCTATATTAAGTATATCTTTTCCATTATTAGAAATTAAATCATTATATCTTCTGGCATATCCTTTATCCACTATAGAACATCCTGCACCTGCAGGTATAGGGTAGTCTGTTATTCCAAACTCTTCTGCCAATTTCATCTGTACATTTCTGCTTCTTCCGTATATATCATAAAGATTTTCTCTGTTTATAAGCCCTTCTTCTTCAGCTTTAGTTATAGGTAAAAGTTTAGCAGATAAGGGTCTTAATAATTTTCCTTCAAGTCCGCTTTCTTTTATAGCATTTATCAAGTCCTGAGATTTCTGACTCATAGGTCTTTGTCCTTTTACTTCTCCTGTCGCTATAAAATCAAATCCTTCATCTTCCATTATTTTTTTAGCAGTTTTAAGCATTAATATATGACAGTCTAAACATGGGTTAATTGCACTTCCATAGCCGTATTTAGGATTTAAAAACATATCTAAATAAACATCTTTTAATGATACAAATCTTATTGGTATATTAAGAAAATCTGCAGCTTTTTTAGCAGGATCTTCACTATATATTTCAAGTAATTCTTCTTTTATGACAGAATATTCCAATCCTGTAACAAATCTTAAAGCAAGCACATCAATATTTTCTCTTTTTAATATAGCGCCTACAAGTGTACTATCTAAGCCTCCGGATAATAGTAAAATAGCTTTTGCCTTTTTATCGCTCATCAAATTTTCCTTTGTTATAAATTTAATTATTATTTAATTTTTATAATATACTAAAATGATTTTATTTTGTCAATGTTTTATTTAATAATTAAAATTATTTAAAAGTTATTTTATTAACTTTTCCCGCCGTAAAAACTGCAAAAGTGCAAATACTGTAATATATGCGTTTTTGTATTTATACAAAATAAATAGTAAGAAAAATTCACTATATTAGATTTTTTCAAAAGTACCTGATAGGATTGTATATAAAATTTTAATTATTTATCAATTATAAAAATAATGTTTTCTATGTTGTATAATTGATATTTTAGTATATGAATATATGTAGTTTTTTACTGCTGACACCATATCTGGACTTTGATTACTCAATTAATAAATAAAATTAGTTTTGAAACAAGTATAATATATTATTAAAAACAAATTAATATTATTAGTAAAATTTTATTTACAAATACTTGAAGTTTTATTTATATTATATTATAATATATATTCATTATTGCTAAAGATAAACTCTCTTATAAATATCTGACAAGTTTTTTAATCAGTTATCAGATGTTAGTTTATCTATTTAAAAATTTAATATATTTTTTATCAGCAATAATAGAAAATAATTTTATTAAGGATAATACTTTCAGTACTTACTCTTTTTATACAAATATTTTAATACCTCCCTCTATAAAATCGTATTATTTTCTTTTCAATTTTTTAAATCTAATAAATATTTTTTTATTTTTAAGGATAAATTAAAATGGATATAATAATAATAATAGTGTTAATACTTTTAAATGGTATTTTTGCCATGTCAGAAATAGCAGTAATTTCTGCAAGAAAATCTTCACTTATGAAAGACAGTAAAGAAGGAAATAAAGGGGCAAAAACAGCATTAACTTTAGCAGATAATCCTGATAAATTTTTATCTACAATACAAATAGGTATAACTTTAATAGGTATATTAACAGGTATTTATTCAGGGGATACTGTTGCTAAAGAGCTTGCCGATTTACTTATAAAAATAAATGTTCCTTCATCTTATTCTTCTATAATAGCTCAGATATTAGTGGTGGCATTAGTAACATATCTTACATTAATATTCGGAGAACTCGTGCCTAAAAGAATAGGAATGGTAATGCCTGAAAGAATAGCAAAAGTTGTTGCGGCTCCTATGACAATACTTTCTAAGATAGGTGCTCCATTTGTATGGGTGTTATCTAATAGTGCATTATTAGTTTCTAGGGTTTTAGGAATAAAAGATGATAAGACTCCTATAACTGAAGAAGAAATAAAATCTATGATAGAAGAGGGAAGACAAGGCGGAGAAGTTAAGGAGATAGAACAGGATATTATAGAGAGAGCTTTCTTTTTGGGAGACAGAAAAATAGAATCTATAATGACGCATAGAAATGATATAGTATTTTTAGATGTCAATATGAGTAATGATGAGATAAAAAAAATAGTATCAAAACATTCTTTTTCTGCTTATCCTGTTGCTGATAAAAATTTGGATAATATTTTGGGAGTTGTAAGGGTAACTGATATATTTGATAAATTGAATAGTTCAAAGGCTAAAATAGAAAAATTTGTGAAGAAAGCCAATTATTTTCATAATAATATGGAAGTTTATTTGGTTCTTGAAGATATGAAAAAGAATAATACAAAAATAGGACTTGTATCAGATGAGTTTGGAAATATAGATGGAATGATTACTCAAAGCGATATATTTGAGGCTTTAGTAGGTTCTGTAACTGAGGGAAAAGACAGTAAAGATATTAGAAAGAGAAAGAATGGAGGTTGGTTTGTGGACGGGCAATGTCCAATGTATGATTTCTTAGAGTATTTTGAAATAGAAGATGAAAATGCTTCCAATCATTATAATACTATAAGCGGTTTAATATTAGAATTATTACAGCATGTGCCTAGAGAGGGTGAATCTTTAGAATGGAAAAATTTAAATTTAGAAATAGTTGATATGGACGGGGCCAGAATAGATAAGGTGATAGTAAATAAAATAGAAAATACTGATAAAGATAATAACTCAGAAAATAAATAGTATTAGAAATATTGAATAAAAATATTTGCTCGAGACTGGACTTGAACCAGCACGGTGTTACCCGACAGCACCTCAAGCTGTTGTGTCTACCTATTCCACCACCCGAGCTTAAATATTTAAATATTAACGAAGACAATTATATATTAAATTGTTATTTTGTCAAATATTTTCAATTCTGTATTTAAAAAAATATTTTTTAATATATATTTATATTATTGTTTATTTTATTATATAAGGAATATAAATGAAATACATATCAAATTTGCATACACATACTATATACTGCGACGGTAAAAATACGGTTGAAGAAAATATACAATATGCTATAGATAAAGAATTAATAAGTTTAGGTTTTTCAGGGCATTCTCATTTTTATATAGATGATACTTCTATGTCTGAAGAAAATACTATTAAATATTTAAATAATATAAAAAAAGCAAGAGATATTTATAAAGATAAAATACAGATTTATTTGGGAATAGAAGGTGATTATTATTCAAATTTAAATAAGGATACTGATAAAGAAATGGGACTTGATTATAGAATAGGTTCTGTACATTATATTGATGATAGTCATAATTCGTACTTTCCTATAGATATGTCAAGAGATACTTTTAATGAAACTATAAATCATTTTGGCAATATTAAAGAAGTTATTTTTAGATATTATGATAATGTTATAAAAATGATAGAAACTCAAAAACCGGATATCATAGGTCATTTAGATTTGGTGAAAAAATATAATTTGAATAAAGAATATTTTACTGAAGAAGAAGATTGGTATATAGAAAAGGCAGATGAAGTTATAGATGTTATTGAAAAGAGTAAATGCATAGTTGAAATAAATACTAAACTAATGAACAAAAATAATTTGAATGCACATTATCCTAATAAAAGAATTATAAAAAAATTATTAGAGAAGAATGTACCTATTACTATAAATTCAGATGCTCATCAATGTAATAATATAGATAATTTTTATTTTGAAACTGCTGATGAACTAAATAAACTTGGTGTGAAATCTATAAAAATGTTAATAGATAATGAGTTTAAAGATATTGATATAAGTAAATTAGGTGAGAATGTATAATAATAATTTATATAATTAACTATTTAGATACTAGGTTAGTTAAAGCTTTAACTTAAATTTAGTTTAATTATAAAAGTCATAGTAGATAAATTTTTATTAAATTATTGATCTTATCACCGCACGGTAAACAAAATTTTTAATATAAAATAATTAAAAATCAAAATTTCAATTATAAATATATATCTTTATTTAACGTGCGTTAAATAAAGCAAAAATCCTAATAAAATTTGGGTAGGCATGCTTTTATAAATTGGCTAAAAAAATTAATAAAAACTTTTATATGCAGTTAAAATTAAAAAGTATAATGGGTGGGTTTTTTAAAAGAACTTTATATTTAAAAATCTATTTACATACCCCACCCTTTATTATTTAAAGCTTTAATTGAAATTCTAATTTAAACAATTTTATAGTTTAATTAGAAAAAGCACACCCGCCCAAGTCTTTTTTAATTCGTAAATTTTTATTAATTTCCAATACCAAGCCTTTTAACGGCTTCAGATATATGATCTATACCTATTATCTTTATATTACCCGGATTTTTAATTTCTTTTACAGCTCTCTTTGATATGTACACTTCTTTAAGAGAGAATTTCTGCATCTCTTTTATCCTTCTTTCTATAAATCTAACCGGTCTTACTTCACCGGAAAGCCCCAATTCTCCAATATAAGCAGTAGTTCTCTGGATTGATATTCCTGACATACTTGAAGCTATTGCCATTGCTATTGCTAAATCACTTGCGGTTTCTTTTACATTGAGTCCGTTTGCTATGTTTATGTATACATCTTGATTTGAAAGATTTAAATGTGCCCTTTTTTCTAGTATCGCTATTATTATTAGAAGTCTGTACTGATCATAACCTATAGTAAGCCTTCTAGGATATCCGAATGCACTGCTTCCTACTAATGCCTCTTGTTCTACGCAAAATACTCTGCTTCCTTCTATTACAGGAGTTATAACATTTCCAGCAAATACTGATTCATTGATGCCTCTTGTGAATACTCTTGAAGGATCTTTTACTTCCATTAATCCTTTTTCTGCCATCTCGAATATTCCAACCTCATCAACAGCACCGTAACGATTCTTCACAGCTCTTAATATTCTGTATATTCCTTTATCATCGCCCTCAAAATATAATACGCAGTCTACAATATGTTCTAGTATCTTGGGTCCTGCTATAGTACCTTCTTTTGTTATATGACCTACTAAAAATATTGTTATGTTTTTTAATTTGGCAGTCTGCATCAAAGCCCAAGCACAGTTTTTTATTTGTGCTGGGGAGCCTGCTATGCTATTTGTAGAAGGACTGTATATTGTTTGTATAGAGTCTATTATAGCAAGAGATGGAGTATCATCTAATAAAGTATTTATTATATTATCACAGTTAGATTCTGAAGATATTAAAAAGTCAGAATCTTCTAATGTGAGTCTGTCTGCTCTTAATTTTATTTGTTCAAGAGATTCTTCTCCTGTGAAATAATAAACCTTTTCATTTTTAGCAATATTAGAGGCAGTTTGAAGGAGTAGGGTAGATTTACCTATTCCAGGCTCTCCGCCTATTAATATAACGCTTCCCTGTACTATTCCTCCGCCTAATACTCTGTTAAGCTCATCTATATTTGTTGATATTCTAGTTCTGTCATTAGTTTTTATTTTTTTTAATGGGGTTAATGATGCTTTATCAGTATTAGCTGATGCGGAAGTTCTTTCTCTTATGGATTTATTGTTGTCCTGAGACGGCTCTGTAACAGGTTTTAAGCTATTCCAAGAACCGCATGAAGGACATTTCCCCATCCAATTAATTGTGCTTTCTCCGCAATTATCGCATACGAATATAGTGTTATTTTTCTTAGCCATATTTTTGTTAATTTTATTTATTTTGTTTATAACAACTGCTAGTATTATTATTATATACTATCAGTTTCTTGTATACTTAATCCTGTATATTTAGAAATTTTATCAAAATCTATTCTATCTTTCTTCATATTTTTAGCCATAGATATTGCTTTATTTTTTTCACCTTGTTCTATACCTTTTCTAATGCCTTCTTCAATTCATAATTTTCTTTCTTCTTCAAGCATTATTTGATTACCGTATAAATATGCCTGCCTTTTATCATATTCATTCATCATTAATCTATCTTTAATAAAGTTATTGTATCTTTTTTGTACTTATTCCATTATAGGTTTTTTTCTTACTATATAAGACATAATAACCTCCTTATTATCTTTTTCTTTCATTGTGAAAAAATTAAGCCAACAGTTTAAATCCGGCTGTAATAAATTATATTGAAATTTGTCGAGTTCAATTATATGAATTTGTAAATGATCTGTCAATAATCTATTATTAAGCGTTTCATAAATCATATAGCATGAATGAATATTATTTGAATCATCTAAATTAAAGTTAAGTAAATTAATACTAATTACAGGAGTTAAAGCATCGTATTTTTCTACATGTTTTAATAATTTACTGTAATTTGAAGCCCAATAATATAATATTCGTTCTGGAAATCTTGAATTGCCTTGAAGCTGAATTTCTATTATCACTACTGTACCATTTTGTGTAATGCATTTAACATCAAGGCGTCTGCGACATCTGTCCACCTTGCGTGCTGCCTTCGGTGCTATTGTTTCTTTATTTTGATAATTTTCTTTATAGTTAAAAGGTGTAAGAATTTCAACAGCCCTAAAAGTTTTCATATTAGAAGCAAGCATTATTGAATTAATAAAGTCAAGCAGTATAGGATTACTATTTGCCGATGAGAATAGATATCTCACAAAGTAATCATTTAAAACATTAATATCTTTTGTTTTTTTCATAATTTTATTATAACAAAAGAGTGTAAATTGTCAAAGCGAAAAATAATTATAAAGCTTTAAAATTATTCAGTTTTGCTGTTAAACTTCTCAAAAATTTTCTGTCTTCTTTTCTTATCCGAACTCCATAACATAAGCCCAAATACTATAATTGCAGCAGGAAGCATAACTATATTTATTACTCTTACAAAAAGTTTAACTGTTTCAGGTACTTGATAAGGAGGGTTAAATACGGCTCCTTTTCTTCTTATGCTCATAAGTCCTGTATCACCTGCCATATAATCAACTAAATTCATTAGGAATATTTTATTAGCAGTATAAGCACTGTTTTTTGCCATTTCATAAGAACCAACAACTATAACTCTTCCGCTTGTAGTAGAGTTTATTCTGTTTATACCGCTGTTAATATTATTTTGGGCATTTGTTGAAGAAGGTATATCTTTTCCAGCAAATGCACTATTCATCTTTCCTTCAAAAGAAGCTGCTAAAAGTCTTTTTGATAATCTGCTTGAATCCTGAGGCATTCCTGTCATAGAAGATGCAAAGTTTTCTGTTTCAACCCAGCTTTTACCGCTAGTATAAATAAGAGGTGTAACTTTTATATCTGTATTATTTGTATTTGTTATAATTTCTGATGATATAGGTGTGAGAAGAAGATTGATACTCTTAGTTATATCATTTTTGGCATTTATATTTTCAGAAGCTATCAAAGGTATATAGTACATTTTTTGTTCCGGCATACCTTGCTGTAATTGAGCCTTATATGCATTATCATCAAATATCATATTTTCTGCTACAGTAAATCCATAATTATTAAGTATTTCATTAAGTCTGTTTGTAACAGGTATAAGTTTAGGACCATACATCTGAGCAGCAGGATCATCTTGATTTATCTCTACACCATTAAGCATAAATAATACAGGCTTTCCGCTCATAATAAACTGATCCAATTTATATAATTCATAATCGCTGAATGCAGTTTTACTTCCTGCTATAATCAATGCATCTATACTAGAAGGTATATCATTCAATGCTATATCAACAGCTTCAAAATTATAATTGCCCTGTATTTCAGTTACATATTCGCTTACACTGTCATAAGCATCATTAGGATTTCCTCCGAATTGAGGCGGTATTGTTATATAATTAGCTTCTTCATGTCCTTGTACATATCCTATGGTTGCTTTAAGTCCAAGTATACTGTCTATATTTTTTGATATTTCATTTTTTATTTCATCGAAGGCTCCATACAATATGTATGATGTTGAAAGCTGTCTTATATCATCTCCATTTTCTAAAACTAATGAAAAATAAGCACTTCCTTTATTTGCTACTATATTTCCATTAGGATCTTTTATATCGTCCCATTCAATTTTTTTAATATTAAGTTTTTTTAATAATTCTTCATTTTCAGGGCTAGGGTTAGACATATCTACATTTATAAATCTTACTTTATTCATTAAATCTATATTAGCATCAGCAACAGCCTTCATAATAGAGTCAGGTATAAGCTCAAACGCTCCTATAGGAAGAAGATCATATATTTCTTTTGAAGATACATAATAAACATTCAAATTATTTTCTAATCTTGCTAATCTGTCATTTTTATCCATCATTTTTCTTATTGTTGTATCTATATTGTATTCTAAACCTTCAGTTGATTGTACGAATGGTATTGTTTCTATGGAATCACCATATATGAAAGAAAGTCCCATATATGCTACTTTAGTTTGAGTTTGATCCTTTTCTAATACGCTTATTTGTGTAGGATTTATTCTGTACTGATTGGCTAAATCTGAATGTTTTGATGCATCTATTACTTCAAAGCTAATATTTTTTCCGCCTGCTGCTTTATATCCTTCAAATAAATCTTTTATGTACTTTTCATAAGTAGAAAATGGCGGCGGTAAATTTGGTGTAACAAAAAATTTTACACTCATTGGTTCTTTTAAATTTTTAACTAAATTCTTACTTTCTTTACTCAAAGAATAAACTTTATCTTTGGTTAAATCTATCATAGGAGTAAATTGATTTGCTATTGCATTTATTAATATTATAATTACAACTATTAATGAAAATGTTATTATTCTGTCTTTTTTCTTTGTCATATATTACCTGCATATAAAATGATAAAATTATAATATTCTGACTGCATCTATAAATCAGAAATAGTAAAAAATTTCTATATATTATATATTTAATATGGCTATTTGTCAAAATATATAACTTATAAACCAAAAAAAATATTTTTTGTAATAATTTTTAATTCATTGCTTGACATTTTTTATTTGTATGCTATAATAACTTTCACTTGCCTAGTTAGCTCAGTTGGTAGAGCAAAGGACTGAAAATCCTTGTGTCTAGGGTTCGATTCCCTGACTAGGCACATTCCCCCCGTCGCCAATATAATAAGTCAATTATATACTATATAACTCTTAATAAATAATAATGGCAAATAATATGAATATAGAAAAAGAAATGAGTAATTATATTAATCCGCTCTATGAGGATAATCATATAATAGCAGCTGTAAAGCCGCCTAATATACCTACACAAGGCGATATAACAGGTGATGTTTCTTTTTTTGAGAATGTTAAAGATTATATAAAAATAAAGTACAATAAAAAAGGAAATGTATTTTTAGGACTTGTGCATAGATTGGACAGACCTGTGTCAGGAGTCATAGTATTTGCCAAAACTTCAAAGGCTGCTTCAAGATTAAGCGAAGCTATAAGAGATAGAAAATTTGAAAAGAATTATTATGCTGTTGTTAATGGTATACTATTAGAAAAAGAAGGTAAGCTTGAAAATTATCTCATTAAGAAAACAAATAAATTGGGTAATATAGCTCAGGTTGTTTTCGAGAATACCAAAAATGCCAAAATAGCCAAATTAAAATATAATGTTATAAAAGAGGATATAATAAAAAATTTAAGTTTGTTAAAAATAGAATTAGAAACAGGCAGGTTCCATCAGATAAGGGTTCAGCTTGCTAATATAGGTCATGCTATATACGGCGATAGGAAGTACGGAAGTTATATAAAGTATGATAGAAATGATGTACCTTTGGCTTTATTTGCTAAAAGTCTTAAATTTCCTCATCCTACAAAAGATGAAGAAATACATGTTGAAGCTGATTTGCCTTTAAATAATCCTTGGAATATATTTAATTAATGGAAAAAAAATCTATTTTCTACTTGACAAAAAATTAATAATATAGTATTATATACAAACATTTGAAAGAATGTGAAAATAACCGGGCCAATAGCTCAGTCGGTAGAGCATCGCCCTTTTAAGGCGGTTGTCGAAGGTTCGAA includes:
- the coaE gene encoding dephospho-CoA kinase (Dephospho-CoA kinase (CoaE) performs the final step in coenzyme A biosynthesis.) produces the protein MERNIIGVYGLICSGKSSFSKMLAKEMNALYIDADLIGHRALIDNKDNIVKEFSESILDENNNIDRKKLGNIVFGNSKKLKRLQELNYPYIENKVKEMVENTDKDVVIEAALIMRSKIPSICSSLIYVNAKTSDIIKRMRKTRNISETEARKRLKMQRDVKNNRFNADILINNMKDYNNLIIISKKLGRYYGVKSKSKHRRKRIFY
- a CDS encoding SPOR domain-containing protein gives rise to the protein MELNQNPNIEEKGSSINHNIGRKKTLYIVNFTPIRLLIFSISSVALILFIFVLGFHLGGSKPVHANNTDDSIAALMRNAQDSENMASTETSTADMPNDDITALSEYDASVNNNSIIREGNTSADRYNEYTQNLASELDAINENIKEKDTAGLAPNTTYTPPQQMASIAPVKTTTPAKSTVPYTRSSSSDSIYFIQVAVGYDKDNTYSARDSLKAKFPKAFIKEETMSDGKMMYKLKVGRYETREEAQKALAEIKKIPAYKDSYIYSDKKVS
- a CDS encoding thiamine biosynthesis protein produces the protein MSDKKAKAILLLSGGLDSTLVGAILKRENIDVLALRFVTGLEYSVIKEELLEIYSEDPAKKAADFLNIPIRFVSLKDVYLDMFLNPKYGYGSAINPCLDCHILMLKTAKKIMEDEGFDFIATGEVKGQRPMSQKSQDLINAIKESGLEGKLLRPLSAKLLPITKAEEEGLINRENLYDIYGRSRNVQMKLAEEFGITDYPIPAGAGCSIVDKGYARRYNDLISNNGKDILNIELMQYLAIGRHIRMNKNVKLLLGRNEKENDAFEKRKRVNCIILKPNYNRGPLGYLEIYDDNAENIDKDIIYKSAMIMGYFSKEENEILSITASYYNNCKEYKNEVIQINNKESKNTKFEQIV
- a CDS encoding hemolysin family protein produces the protein MDIIIIIVLILLNGIFAMSEIAVISARKSSLMKDSKEGNKGAKTALTLADNPDKFLSTIQIGITLIGILTGIYSGDTVAKELADLLIKINVPSSYSSIIAQILVVALVTYLTLIFGELVPKRIGMVMPERIAKVVAAPMTILSKIGAPFVWVLSNSALLVSRVLGIKDDKTPITEEEIKSMIEEGRQGGEVKEIEQDIIERAFFLGDRKIESIMTHRNDIVFLDVNMSNDEIKKIVSKHSFSAYPVADKNLDNILGVVRVTDIFDKLNSSKAKIEKFVKKANYFHNNMEVYLVLEDMKKNNTKIGLVSDEFGNIDGMITQSDIFEALVGSVTEGKDSKDIRKRKNGGWFVDGQCPMYDFLEYFEIEDENASNHYNTISGLILELLQHVPREGESLEWKNLNLEIVDMDGARIDKVIVNKIENTDKDNNSENK
- a CDS encoding histidinol-phosphatase; translation: MKYISNLHTHTIYCDGKNTVEENIQYAIDKELISLGFSGHSHFYIDDTSMSEENTIKYLNNIKKARDIYKDKIQIYLGIEGDYYSNLNKDTDKEMGLDYRIGSVHYIDDSHNSYFPIDMSRDTFNETINHFGNIKEVIFRYYDNVIKMIETQKPDIIGHLDLVKKYNLNKEYFTEEEDWYIEKADEVIDVIEKSKCIVEINTKLMNKNNLNAHYPNKRIIKKLLEKNVPITINSDAHQCNNIDNFYFETADELNKLGVKSIKMLIDNEFKDIDISKLGENV
- the radA gene encoding DNA repair protein RadA, encoding MAKKNNTIFVCDNCGESTINWMGKCPSCGSWNSLKPVTEPSQDNNKSIRERTSASANTDKASLTPLKKIKTNDRTRISTNIDELNRVLGGGIVQGSVILIGGEPGIGKSTLLLQTASNIAKNEKVYYFTGEESLEQIKLRADRLTLEDSDFLISSESNCDNIINTLLDDTPSLAIIDSIQTIYSPSTNSIAGSPAQIKNCAWALMQTAKLKNITIFLVGHITKEGTIAGPKILEHIVDCVLYFEGDDKGIYRILRAVKNRYGAVDEVGIFEMAEKGLMEVKDPSRVFTRGINESVFAGNVITPVIEGSRVFCVEQEALVGSSAFGYPRRLTIGYDQYRLLIIIAILEKRAHLNLSNQDVYINIANGLNVKETASDLAIAMAIASSMSGISIQRTTAYIGELGLSGEVRPVRFIERRIKEMQKFSLKEVYISKRAVKEIKNPGNIKIIGIDHISEAVKRLGIGN
- a CDS encoding GldG family protein, whose amino-acid sequence is MTKKKDRIITFSLIVVIIILINAIANQFTPMIDLTKDKVYSLSKESKNLVKNLKEPMSVKFFVTPNLPPPFSTYEKYIKDLFEGYKAAGGKNISFEVIDASKHSDLANQYRINPTQISVLEKDQTQTKVAYMGLSFIYGDSIETIPFVQSTEGLEYNIDTTIRKMMDKNDRLARLENNLNVYYVSSKEIYDLLPIGAFELIPDSIMKAVADANIDLMNKVRFINVDMSNPSPENEELLKKLNIKKIEWDDIKDPNGNIVANKGSAYFSLVLENGDDIRQLSTSYILYGAFDEIKNEISKNIDSILGLKATIGYVQGHEEANYITIPPQFGGNPNDAYDSVSEYVTEIQGNYNFEAVDIALNDIPSSIDALIIAGSKTAFSDYELYKLDQFIMSGKPVLFMLNGVEINQDDPAAQMYGPKLIPVTNRLNEILNNYGFTVAENMIFDDNAYKAQLQQGMPEQKMYYIPLIASENINAKNDITKSINLLLTPISSEIITNTNNTDIKVTPLIYTSGKSWVETENFASSMTGMPQDSSRLSKRLLAASFEGKMNSAFAGKDIPSSTNAQNNINSGINRINSTTSGRVIVVGSYEMAKNSAYTANKIFLMNLVDYMAGDTGLMSIRRKGAVFNPPYQVPETVKLFVRVINIVMLPAAIIVFGLMLWSSDKKRRQKIFEKFNSKTE
- a CDS encoding RluA family pseudouridine synthase; the encoded protein is MNIEKEMSNYINPLYEDNHIIAAVKPPNIPTQGDITGDVSFFENVKDYIKIKYNKKGNVFLGLVHRLDRPVSGVIVFAKTSKAASRLSEAIRDRKFEKNYYAVVNGILLEKEGKLENYLIKKTNKLGNIAQVVFENTKNAKIAKLKYNVIKEDIIKNLSLLKIELETGRFHQIRVQLANIGHAIYGDRKYGSYIKYDRNDVPLALFAKSLKFPHPTKDEEIHVEADLPLNNPWNIFN